GAACCAGCAATGGCACATTCACTCCCAATTCGACAGGAAAGTATTTCCCTCCCCTAACCTCTTGATCCATGAACCGGGACCGGATAGTTTTGGCATCGCTCACATTGTCGGTGCCGTTATCAGCAGTGAAAATCAGGATGGTATTTTCCGAGAGACCGAGTTCATCCAGGGTGCGGATAATTTTCCCGACCATTTTGTCCGCGTATTGGAGCATGGGCACAAAATTATCCGGACTTCCATTGGCTCCGAGCCATTCCTTCGGTGCCGCTTGTCCGGGCTTCGGTGCATCAGGATGATCCGCAGTTGGATGAAACGGTCGATGCATGGTCGTCATGGCATAGTAAGCAAGGAAAGGTCCTTCTTTGTTTCTTTTAATAAAATCGACCAGAAAATCGCTGTAGACCTCGGGCCCATAACGATCGAGTTGTTCTTCCTTGCCGTTGCGGACAATGATGCCGCCCCAGAACCGGTTTCCTTCGCCACGCTTTGCCTGTTCGCCCATGCTTACACTGTCATAGCTACAGTATTCATCGTAGCCGGCATGCACCGGAGGAACGGGATCCAGTTCCCATTGACCATGGGGATGCCATTTCCCGGCCATGGCGGTTTTGTAACCCGCCGCTTTGAGCAGTTGCGGAAACGTCTTCTGGGAACGATCGATTGCTCCCCAGGCCATGTAGTTTCGGAAACTGTAGCGGCCGGTGAGCAGTTCGACCCGGCTGGGCACACACAAGGGAGTCGCGTAGCAGGTGTTGAACTGCATGCCGGACTTGGCCAACTGATCCAGGTTCGGCGTCCGGTAGCCGGACTGACCGCCATAACTGGCAAGCAATTCCCGGCCAAAATCATCGGCCAATATCAGAACGATGTTGGGAGTTCCAAGGCTGAAGGATGAAGGCAGAAGGAAGAATAAACCCGCCAGCAAAAAACCTAATTTTCGAAATACTAATTTATTCATAACGGCTTTCTTTCCTTTGAACTGCCAATATAACGGATAGTTCTTTGCGATAATCGGCGATCAAGCCATTGAATTTTGGATTAGACGCCAGGTTCACCAACTCCCGGGGGTCTTTTTCGAGGTCGTATAACTCTTCGGCGAGAATGTCCGTCCTGGAAGGCAGATCCATGCCAGGCACCCATTTGGCCCATTGCGTGAAACGATAGCGCTCGGTCCGGATGGTATAGCCCATGGCTTCGCGTTCTTCCAACTTGGCATTGGTCGGACGCATGTTTTGCGAAAACGCGGCTTGGCGAACTTGCATATTAGGATTTTCCAGGACCGGCACCAGGCTCCGTCCCTGGAGCGCTTGTCCGGCGAGCGGCTTGTCCAAGGGAAATCCGCACAATTCCAACAGGGTTGGGTAAAGATCGACCAGCTCGACCAGACTGTGGCTTACCTGCCCTTTGGTTTGACCCGCTGTCCTAATGATAAGCGGCACGCGGGTATCGAGATCGAAACAACTGTTTTTGCACCACAGCCCTTTTTCTCCCAGGTGAAAACCATGGTCCGACCAAAAAACAATGACCGTGTTCTCCGTGAGATCCAAGCGGTCCAAGGCATCCAATACCTTACCCACTTGCGCATCCACATAACTGACCGCCGCATAGTAGCCCTCGCGCAATAAACCGATCTGTTCCTCATCCAACTTCGTTTCGAAGGACCGCATGAGTTCTTTTCCGTCGTGTCCAGCGATCCCAGGGGTCCCTTCCGGCCAATTGGCATTCTCGGGTAACAGCTGTTTTTTAATCTCCGGATTTCCCGTATAATAGTCCCAGTATTTCTTCGGCGCGTTGAACGGCAGGTGCGGTTTCCAGAATCCCACTGCCAGAAAAAACGGCCGATCTTCTTTAGCCAATGCGCCAAGAGCGGCCACCGCCTTTTCAGCAATCCGTCCATCGAAGTAAGCCGTATCGGGCACGTCATAGTTTTCGGCGCGGACGTTGAGCAATTCGCTGACAGTGTTATTCTTCTGATTTTCAATTAACGCCGGCGGAGTGACCACATCGGTGCCGTGGCTGGCATAGAATAGCTCCGACGGAACCGACCACGACTGGGGATCACCGTGCATGTCGCCATGATGCCCGTTGTGGAAAACCTTACCGATGTTCTGCGTGAAATAACCGTGGTTTTTAAAATACTCCGGCAGTGTCGTGACATCTGGCACCACCCGGCGAAAATG
The sequence above is drawn from the Verrucomicrobiota bacterium genome and encodes:
- a CDS encoding sulfatase: MGIKKAIKTVLPLNLPPVPVRFSPGLICFASLVDVSLRFVVGVFLIGTFFPLVPVLQAQPGLAATSGTFPNVLFIATDDLRVELGCYGQEWIHSPNLDKLASQSTLFTRAYCQAALCNPSRASLLTGLYPDTLGVIDLPTHFRRVVPDVTTLPEYFKNHGYFTQNIGKVFHNGHHGDMHGDPQSWSVPSELFYASHGTDVVTPPALIENQKNNTVSELLNVRAENYDVPDTAYFDGRIAEKAVAALGALAKEDRPFFLAVGFWKPHLPFNAPKKYWDYYTGNPEIKKQLLPENANWPEGTPGIAGHDGKELMRSFETKLDEEQIGLLREGYYAAVSYVDAQVGKVLDALDRLDLTENTVIVFWSDHGFHLGEKGLWCKNSCFDLDTRVPLIIRTAGQTKGQVSHSLVELVDLYPTLLELCGFPLDKPLAGQALQGRSLVPVLENPNMQVRQAAFSQNMRPTNAKLEEREAMGYTIRTERYRFTQWAKWVPGMDLPSRTDILAEELYDLEKDPRELVNLASNPKFNGLIADYRKELSVILAVQRKESRYE
- a CDS encoding sulfatase-like hydrolase/transferase encodes the protein MNKLVFRKLGFLLAGLFFLLPSSFSLGTPNIVLILADDFGRELLASYGGQSGYRTPNLDQLAKSGMQFNTCYATPLCVPSRVELLTGRYSFRNYMAWGAIDRSQKTFPQLLKAAGYKTAMAGKWHPHGQWELDPVPPVHAGYDEYCSYDSVSMGEQAKRGEGNRFWGGIIVRNGKEEQLDRYGPEVYSDFLVDFIKRNKEGPFLAYYAMTTMHRPFHPTADHPDAPKPGQAAPKEWLGANGSPDNFVPMLQYADKMVGKIIRTLDELGLSENTILIFTADNGTDNVSDAKTIRSRFMDQEVRGGKYFPVELGVNVPLLVQWTGQIKAGSICNELVDLTDFFPTFCDLANVPLPSGYPLDGRSILPLTQGTNRISKAFTFTWGNYENNSSKYKDPSHNTDKLLDVIRGPRYKFYSDGRLFDIRNDFLEEHPIGPGTSKESDKARIDLKASLEKLRTTQPRTW